The stretch of DNA GTACATTCTGGATTCGGATATTAATCTGATCCTCAGCGTTCAAATATGAATCTTACGAAGGGACGTGGGGACCGTAAAGGGTTAGAACGCGAAAAATATTTTTGCATGAACCAACGGTCGCCGTTGCGCGCGTAATTTTATCGGAGAATCCAGCTGTCGCGGTTTAGTTTCTCGGCTTATCCAGTCGTCGGTGTGTGGCGTGTATGTATATGTGCGCGTGCGAAGTTTTTTGCGTGCGTGCCGCGGCGCGCGTGTGCGTAAATGCGATTACCGGTTTTTCAAACAGAGACGTCAGCACAACCAACCAACAGGCGAGTAACGACAGAATGGAAGGAAAATATGGGAAAGATATACAAATTCCTCTCGACATAGTACAAAGCATTTAAACTTCTCTTTTTCCAATAGCCTAgggaaatattataaaatacgcaTATTTAACAGATAAGTCTCACTACCGCGTGTGCGTTAAATAAACATCTACCGAGTAGCCGGAGAGTCCGCGACGCAATGGGAAGGCCTCACTATCTTTCGAAAAACGAATCGATTGTATTCAAAAATAACCTGCAACTTTTAGGTGGCCCCCAAACATTTCTGAAATAACTTCACAAATCTTTTTCCATGACATGATCGTTTAATTTACAAATTTGGGAAGAGGATTATTATTGAATTGAAAAAAGAAGACAGAGGCGGGTTCAGAAACCCTTTTTTGGTGGAGGAAAGAGGGGGGATGAAGTGTTTAAAATATCTACATTTTTTAATCTTCTTTTACACGATTCGTAGTTCACGTTTTAGTCTCTTTCCTGACAGTATAACCTAAATGGCTAAATTCACCTGAATTGTTTATACATTGAGtgtataatttaataaatttttttaaatggtattACTCCCTCTGGATCCGCCACTGAAACAAAACATGTAACGAAGGAACTTGTTACGAATCTAGAGAGTTTGTTCTGTAAAAGCACCGATCACTTTTCACGAATCGTAAACACGCGATTATTGTCCGCCTGCCGATGATAGAATAATAGTGTAAACGCAATATAGTTCTAACAATTCGTAAGAGAGATATTCTTACAGTTTTTTATGAAACTAAGAAGGCTGACGTTTTTATAGATCACTCGAAATAGCGTGAACCGTAGGGTACTTGCATTGAGCTCGATCAAACATTAGCGATGTAATTTTGTAATAGATTTAGCCGTACTGCGAGCGATGCATATTTCACGTACACCCTCAAAAGTATTAGGACACTTATCCTCAATGAACATCTATGTTACAATATAGGTGATCAATATTCAGAATTGTAAAAGCACAGATGAAGAACAATATGAATATTGTGTTTGATGTCCTTGATGAAATATTTAGTGAATCACTCATTGAATATATACATACTCGAATATGGTACAAAACAGAATACTTATCATTAGGTGGGATTCTTTCTTTCAAGTACACACGATACGATCAAGTGTCCTAATACTTTTAGGCAATGGTGTACGTCGTGAAGGATTCTAAAATTAAGTTCTGGGTAGCGGATTACATTTCTTCATCTTCCTTTCCAAACGTTAGCTGTTCGTTTGCGATCTAGCGGGACAAGAGACGAATCGATACTGCCGCGATTGCAATTAATAGCGTCGAATAGTAGACTGAAATGCGGTTCCGTGAATTGAAGGTGCGACGAGTGCTTCCGCTACCGACAACTTGTCCGACATTAGAATCGCGTTCCTAGTTGTGGATTTTCCGGACATCCGATAGATAGCAGTTAAAGGAGAACAGAGAAATAGTCATTTGCAAGGCGCATCTTACTCAGACGTACAGGAAGAATGGTCTTTCGTTTCTGAAGCCCATCGTTCATTTCGTTCTACACACTTTTCCAGGGTACAAAGGGAAGAGCAAAAGTAAATAAAGATACTACGTTTGTCATGCCGTGTAAATCAAAACGAAGGAAAGGGAAACGAGAGATGGATAGGAGGTGGAGAGATATAGGAGGAACGAGAGCACGATGTGGTTTATGGGGGGGAAAAAAAGGGCGAAAAAGAATAAGAGAAAAATTCTGTATAATTGTGCGATCCCTCTGATGATCTCAACGTTTTATTTTTGTATAGAGCGCATAAAACTTGTAATCTTCTGGAAACGTAAAGACGATGAAAAATGTACGGTTTAATGGTACGGAACAAGACTTATGGTAGTTGGCGAAATGAGAGAAGAAAGAAATGTATAAGGGGGATGTAGGTATAAATACAGACAGACGAATTTAGGCTGCGAGGATAGAAATTTAAAGTTTGTGAACGTTTTTTCGGACACTTCCCAGTGCTGCTTTATGTAATAccctatataatatatatctatatatatatatatatatatgaaattGTATGAAAAGTCAGACTGAAAAAATGATTTGCTGATTGTTATTATTCATAATTCCTTAAATTACCTTATCCTATTAGTAAAAAAACACagttttttttctgtttttaaataatttatagttttatataataatgatttattatttttaatcgtGATCGCTACAATCAGTAACAAACGTTGATTTTTTTTAACTATTCATGTTGTGTGTACAATTATGTACACTTTGAAagcagtaataataataatagtaataataataataataaatccgATATATGACTGCTtcttaataaatataaataatggaCGATAATCAACATAACAATATTTCGTATGTAAATGCACGTATAATGTATAATATATACGAGCCTTCACATATGTATAAACACATACAATAAAATGCATACGTATAGTATATATGCACAACATAAACTGTATCTATGAAACTAATGATTAATACAAATTTATTCTGATATTGAGCTCTGTGTAGCAACTTATATGCCATTCTTAAACATCgtgttttttttaaatactagACAGAAATGAACACTGCAAAAATTCAGGTTTTGGACTAGTTCGTTTTACAACTGAAATAGTTtgaatttgaataaaattttcaattttaacgaTATTATTTgtcaattttcttttcttttttaacgTTGAATTTGCAGTGTCCCTTTCtgatttgaaataaaatatatatgctTGTGTCTTATTGAGTACAGATTACTCTTCAAGTTAACTTCACATGATGTTTTTCACATACGTGGAAAGATAAAAGTTATACTGTTCATTTAGGCACATGATCCAAAAAGTTTATGCAATTATTTTAGCAAAAAACCAAAATGCATAttttcattttcgttttatGTGTCATATTCGAATACTTATAGTAATAAATACACATGTTTCCATTTTTAGATTTTCTAAATATGACAAGAATTATTTGTGCATTGCATTACAAAATATTTGTATCCTTTTTTATAAGTAATACCTAAAAATTGTCGCGTTTTCActtttaaaaaaaaagttcaGCTCAATTTAGGAATTACGTAGTAATGTATACTGAATTACTGCATTAATATTTGTTtagattataaagaaacaaatTGTGTTCTTCGAAGAAGTATTATCCCTGAACACTTTCATATAAAGCCTAAATAAATTTAATGAAACTGGGATTGTTTAACCTGAcgaaatttatataaaaatttcaataatttatataaatattgtttaaataaatcatttaaaataactaaagaTGTCCAGAAAATGTCTAGACAGCTTAGAACTATACGTGAAAGAGTTACAAAAATGGTAGAGTAAAGTGTACATAGTCTAAGTTGTTCACTGCCAACTTACAACTGCATCAACAATATCAATCAAATCGAACATTCTTTTTTCCAATTGTTGTACACTTGCATTTCCCATACATATACACATACTCATACATTCTTGCATTCAAATTTCTTTATATTAGCTCCTTAACGCACGATTTGTttccttttatatttttttaatttgtcaAAGTGAACCATGTACaaatactttttaaaaatatattttactaaTTTCAACCAAATAAGTACATCACTTATTTCAATTGTATAGGTCATCCTGTGTAAGAAGCACTATTAGAAGTATGATATATTATTTTCAATAGAAGATAGGAAGCAAATAGCATAGATCAACATTTAAAGAAAGCGAATCGCCAGCGACGTCAACTATTGCTCATGGATTCTCCAAATTCGTGCGGTAAGGAGTAAATATATTAATACATATTTGAAAAAACTGCTCTTAACAGGTACACtcttattttaagaatattgtGCAAGTTAGAgacattaaaaaaagaaatataaaatctGTAAGGATACTTTAGAGCCTGTTTTTTCTTAATGTACTATATGTGAAAGTAATATCTCGAGATTAAGATAATTTGCAAAATTCAAAACTGTTAACGACTATTCTGTTATATCCTGAATGTATCTCTGATAAAGCTCGCTATATCGACCTCTTAAATTTATTTCGCCTAAATTATAAAACGATCTTGACTTAAGATCAAGGTAAAAATTTAAGTTCGCAAAATAGAAAATGGAGGTGGCCCAGCCTGCCTCATCATCATTGCAAAACTACTTAATCCTTCTTCACCATTATTctgactattctgattattttgaGAACTATTTAGATTTTTGCTTCTGCTACTATTATGACTTTGCAGGTGTTTCTTTAGGTGATCTTTTCTATAAAAAGCTTTACCACATTCTGTACAAACTTGATTCTTGCTACCTGAGTGAATAATCATGTGACGGGCAAGATGTTCATTGCGCTTGAATGCTTTGCAACACATGTTACATTGATAAGGCCTGTCCTTATTATGACCTTGTTTATGTCGATCCAGGTGTTCCTTACGTTTTAAACTTGCACCACAAATATTACAAATATGAGGTCGTTGCCTGTGGTCTTCAAGGTGCTCGTGTAATGCTTcacgatcttcaaacctgtatgcaCACTCTGGACAATGATAGACTAACATACCTTAAACATTTACAAATATAACATTAAAATATGAATAAGACAAAGGAATATGCATGTAAAAGAATGTTATATAAGTACTCACCATTGATATGTTGGGGCTCaacttcaaattcaattttagGTCGAACTTCTTGACAATTATGCGTTGAGTTATTACCATTTTCTTCATATTTACTTACATATGGTAA from Calliopsis andreniformis isolate RMS-2024a chromosome 2, iyCalAndr_principal, whole genome shotgun sequence encodes:
- the LOC143184362 gene encoding uncharacterized protein LOC143184362, with translation MAYDPRNIKYSQEIHNHQHNQSNMTGYAYSGPPPQHVQQTDENRNENNCGNKEACPQISHQSSGTQTIQKVDAATMTDPLQIDFRLTSEYLARCSSTLGLPYVSKYEENGNNSTHNCQEVRPKIEFEVEPQHINGMLVYHCPECAYRFEDREALHEHLEDHRQRPHICNICGASLKRKEHLDRHKQGHNKDRPYQCNMCCKAFKRNEHLARHMIIHSGSKNQVCTECGKAFYRKDHLKKHLQSHNSSRSKNLNSSQNNQNSQNNGEEGLSSFAMMMRQAGPPPFSILRT